GTGAAATCGCGGAAGCCGCCTGCGGAATACTTGATCACCTCGCTCTGGGTGACCTGTTCGAGGTCCGAAGCGGTGCCGACGATGGTATAGGCGATCAGGTGCGGCAGGTGGCTGGTCACGGCCAGAACCTTGTCGTGGTGATCGGCGTCCATCGTCTCGACCCGCGCGCCCAGCGCTTCCCAGAACGCCACCAGTTGCGCCACCTTGGCCGGGGCCGCATTCTCAGGCGGGGTGACAATGCACCAGCGATTGACGAACAGCGTGGCGAAACCTGCGTCTGGCCCGCTCCGTTCGGTCCCCGCCACCGGGTGCGCCGGGATTACGTGATGGCCGGGCAGCGCCTCGGCCAATGCGCGGGCGACCGAACCCTTGGACGATCCGACATCGCTGATCACCGCATCGGCGGAAATGCCGGGAGCCAGCGCCACCGCCGCCGCGCCCATCGCGCCCACCGGAACGCACAGCACCACCAGATCGGACCCCAGCGCCGCGCTTGCCGCATCATCGGCAATCCCATGCGCAAGGCCCAGCGCGCGCGCCTTTGCGCGAACATCGGGGTCGGCGTCATACCCCACCACGCGAACGCCCGGCATGTATGCCTGCACCGCATGGCCGATCGAGCCGCCCAACAGGCCCAGCCCGACAATCGTCACTTGAGCGAAAGGTGCGCCGCTCACTTGGCCGCCTCGCACATGGAGCGGATCGCGACAGCAATCTCGTCCATCTGTTCGGGTGTGCCGATGGTGATGCGCAGTCCCTGTGGCAAGCCCTGCCCCGGCAGCCAGCGCGTGATATAGCCGTGGTCCATCAGGCCAAGGTAAACCGCTTCGGCGGTCAGCTTGCCCTCGAACAGGATCAGCACGAAATTGGCCTGGCTCGGCAACGGCCTCACGCCGTGGTTGCCCAGCGCCTCCAGTTTCTCGACGAACCGCGCCCGCTCCTGCGCATTGTGGCGGCGCGATGCTTCGACGAACGCCTGATCGCGCACCGCCGCAAGGCCGGTCGCCTGCCCGCTCAACGAGATGTTGAACGGCCCGCGAATGCGGTTGATCATGTCCACCACATCGGCATGGCCCGTGCCCCAGCCGATCCGCTCACCCGCAAGGCCATAGATCTTCGAGAACGTGCGCGTGACCAGCACGTTGGCCGCACTTGCCGCCAGTTCCAACGCGCCATCGTCATGCTCAGGATCGAGATACTCGGCATAGGCGCCATCGAGCACCAGCAGAATGTCAGGCCGCAGCCCTGCATGCAGCCGTGCTATTTCCGCACGAGGCAACCAGCTTCCGGTCGGATTGTTCGGATTGGCAAGGAACACCACCCGCGTCCGGTCGGTCACGCAGGCCAGCAGCGCGTCCACATCGGTGCCGTAATCGGCATCGGGCGCAATCACCGGCACCGCGCCGCAGCGCCGCGCGGCAATATCGTAGACCGAAAAACCATAGCGCACGTAAAGCACTTCATCGCCCGGCCCGGCATAGGCCTGCGCGGCAAGGTTCAGCAGTTCGTCGGACCCTGTGCCCATCACGATCCGCGCAGGTTCGATCCCGTGAACCTGCCCAATCGCACGGCGCAGTTCGACGCTGTCAGGATCGGGATAGCGCGCCGGATCGCCAAGATGCTGCCGCGCGTCCAGTGCCGCAGCGCTGCTGCCCAGGGGATTTTCG
This genomic interval from Novosphingobium sp. CECT 9465 contains the following:
- a CDS encoding prephenate/arogenate dehydrogenase family protein; translated protein: MSGAPFAQVTIVGLGLLGGSIGHAVQAYMPGVRVVGYDADPDVRAKARALGLAHGIADDAASAALGSDLVVLCVPVGAMGAAAVALAPGISADAVISDVGSSKGSVARALAEALPGHHVIPAHPVAGTERSGPDAGFATLFVNRWCIVTPPENAAPAKVAQLVAFWEALGARVETMDADHHDKVLAVTSHLPHLIAYTIVGTASDLEQVTQSEVIKYSAGGFRDFTRIAASDPTMWRDVFLSNREAVLEMLQRFTEDLTELQKAIRKGDGDTLFDQFTRTRAIRRGIIEMGQDDARPDFGRADHSGKG
- a CDS encoding histidinol-phosphate transaminase — its product is MADSPQPKDWILGIHAYVPGKSTGTDGKVLTKLSANENPLGSSAAALDARQHLGDPARYPDPDSVELRRAIGQVHGIEPARIVMGTGSDELLNLAAQAYAGPGDEVLYVRYGFSVYDIAARRCGAVPVIAPDADYGTDVDALLACVTDRTRVVFLANPNNPTGSWLPRAEIARLHAGLRPDILLVLDGAYAEYLDPEHDDGALELAASAANVLVTRTFSKIYGLAGERIGWGTGHADVVDMINRIRGPFNISLSGQATGLAAVRDQAFVEASRRHNAQERARFVEKLEALGNHGVRPLPSQANFVLILFEGKLTAEAVYLGLMDHGYITRWLPGQGLPQGLRITIGTPEQMDEIAVAIRSMCEAAK